Sequence from the Pectobacterium brasiliense genome:
CTTTTTTTTCGCCTGTAATTTGCCTTCTCTGGCGAAAGCCTTGTCGGATTCATCAACCCGACAAGACGTTCTTGTTCCCTGTGATATCGTGCGTTACGGCGCGTAATGCACAGGTGCCAGCGCGCTGCTATCGATACTTTCTCGTATTGATTTCAGTGCGGTACCAAAAGGACACAGCGCGCCTTTTTCTGTTTGCTGGCAGCCCTGAGAGGTCAATTCTTCTTTCAGTAACGGTTGCCGATCGTCAAGCGGCGTCAGAGAACGGATCTGATCCAGCGATTGTGTCTGGAAATAGATACGCAAAAAACGCTGCTGAGTGGTGGTATCGCGCCAGCGTTCGAATACCAGACTGCCCGCGGGTGGAATGTTATCGGCAGTGTCACCGGGTAGCTGCCAATGAAACTGCAACAGCGTGCGCAGATAGGCGATGTTGGTGTCGTGAGCGACATACAGCAAGTAAGGCACGGCTGGTGGCTCGCCTTGTGTGGTGTCTTGCGCTTCCTGCGTTCCCTGTGCCAGAGCCTGTGCGATTTGCTGCATCAATAGCGACCCGCCGCGCTGTGCGATATAGGGAACATCATTGGTGAAGTCGTATTTAGCCGTCATCGGCGCCATCAGTGGGATGAGATCCTGCGTACTGTGGACATGACCAAAAGCGACCTGTGCCAGCGGCAGGTTTTCGCTATATTCAAGCAGGAAAACCTCGCTCATATTCGCCAGCGTATTCAGTCCGCTGATAGAAGTCGAACCGTCTTTATCCTGTTTGAACGCCCACGGTTTATCAAATACCGGACAGGGTTTGTCTGCCTCGCATACGACCTGCTTCAATAGCTCGATACTGGGCTTAAGACGCTCATAGGCGATATTCAAATCACCACCCATGGCTTTCAGCACCGCAGCCTTTGCCCGTTCTGAGTCAAGCGTGCCAATGCCCATTTTGTCCCCGTGGAACAGTGGATCCTGTTTTTCATCCTCAACGGCATGCGTCATAACGCCGCAGCCGGGAAACATGCCGTCCATATAGGCTTGTGCAGTTGCGCGGGTGCGTTGTAACGGGCTGGCGAGCACATAAATTTGTTGTTCCGTTGGACAACCTGACGCGAACAGATGCTGTTGACGGTAATACTCGGCCTCATAGCGGCCTTTTAGCACGGTGGCAGCATAGCCGTGTCCGGTTAATTCACCCTCGCGTGTGACCCACTGTGGCCACGCTCGTGCTGTGCCGGACTCCAGCGCCGTCGTGTTGGATTCTGTTGGAGGACGTACGCCATGACGGCTGACTTCAACGACCTTTTCCAGCTGGTAGCGATCCTGAGCCTGGGCCAGAGTAGAGAATGAAGAAATAATGATCATGGTAATCAATAAGCTACGGGGAGTACGTAATGTCGTGTGGGAAAGCATGATAATCCTTCGTCAGCGGTCATACGGATAAGGAGTTTCATTGTAGGTAGAGGAAAGTGACAAATGGGCTTTTCTGCTTGGGAGAGAGTGTTAGCGAACATTTCTACATGCATAGTTTGCAATCAAACTTTTTGATCTAAGATAGATCCCAAAGGTATAAAGCGCATAATTTCCGCATGTTATATTTTTAAAAATTAAAAAGACGACATAAATCCCGCCTAATAAATCCAACACTAACGAGTTAACTATGGCATCACATCTTATTGATTTTCTTCTTATAGGGAATAATTTTGGCACGCCTGAAATGCGCGGCGTCTGGTCCGAGCATAACCGCCTGACTAAACAGGTCGAAGTTGAAGTTGCCCTGGCACTTGCCGAGGGTGAACTAGGTGTCATTCCGCTGGATGCGGCAAAAACCATTGCAGAAAACGCTGACGCAAGCGCGCTTAACGTTGAAGAGATTGCAAAAGATGCCGCGCGCATGAAGCACTCTCTGATGCCGACGATTGCCGCGATTCAGAAACAGTGCGGTGCGGCGGGTGAGTTTATTCACTACGGCGTGACCACGCAGGACATCGTTGATACCGCGACAGTGTTACAGCTGAAACAATCTTTTGATATTGTCGTCAGAGATACACAACTGCTGGCCGTTGAATTGAAGCGTCTGGCGAAGAAATATCAACACACGCTGATGGCCGGTCGTACCCACGGTATGCAGGCGTTACCCACCACGTTTGGCTTCAAACTGGCCGTCTGGCTGGATGAATTTATCCGCCACCTCGAACGTCTGGCTGAAATCAAAGAACGTGTTCTCGTCGGCAACATCAACGGTGCCATCTGCACCTATGCCTCTTTTGGCGAGAAAGGGCCGGAAATCGAGCGTTTGACGCTGGATAAGCTGGGGCTGAATACGCCGAATATCGGCTGGCAGTCTGCCCGCGATCGTTTCTCCGAATATGCTTCTGTTACGGTTCTGATCAGCGGTACGCTGGGCAAAATCGGTAATGAGCTGTACAACCTGATGCGCACCGAGATTAACGAAATCGAAGAACCGTTCTCTGAAGGGAAAATCGGTTCTACCACGATGCCGCATAAACGTAATCCAGCTGCACTGGAAGGGCTTGCGAGCCTGACGGCTCCGCTGTTTAAGAGCGCTGCACTGATTCATGAGTCGATGAAAGTTGAGCATGAGCGTGATGCGATGAGCTGGCGTGCGGAGTGGATTGCGCTGCCAGAAATCAATATCTATCTGTCCGCTCAGCTTCAGAATGCGCTTGGCATCCTGCGTGGTATGTCCGTCAACGAGAAGCAGATGCTGGCGAACCTCGATCTGCAAAATGGCCTGCTGCTGTCTGAGAAAGTGATGTTCGAGATTGGTAAACGTCTCGGCAAGCAGACTGCTCACCATCTGGTTTACGAATGCTCAATGCAGGCATTCGAGCAGAATCAGTCCTTTAAATCGGTACTGCTGGCTCATCCAGTGCTATCTGAACAGGTGACCGCCGCCGATCTGGACGAATGGCTGAATCCGGCTAACTACGTTGGCAGTGCGCCGCAGAAGGTTGATGACGTGATTCACTATGCAGATAACTCCGGCCTGCTGCCAGCATAAGGTGACACCATGAGTATCGTATTTCGTCAGGCCACGCTTGCGGATGATGAAACTTTTCTGGCGCTGGCGCTGGCCGCATTTGAGCCGATTCGCCAGTTAGGCATCAATTTTTCCGCCGCCCATGCGGATATCGACATGGTGCGTACGCATATTGCTTCACACGGCGTTTATGTGATGGAAAAAGACGGTGAGATGGTATCGTCATTTACCATCCGCTATCCGTGGGGGCCTGAGCCGGGCCCGTTCGGTCTACCTCATCTGGGCTGGTTTGCAACGCACCCTGGTTATAAAAAACAGGGACTGGGTAAGCAAATGATGAGCTGGCTGGAGGAAGAAATTCTGATTAACCAGCTCAAAGCGCCTGCCGTGTCGCTTGGCACCGCGCAAA
This genomic interval carries:
- a CDS encoding histidine-type phosphatase, with product MLSHTTLRTPRSLLITMIIISSFSTLAQAQDRYQLEKVVEVSRHGVRPPTESNTTALESGTARAWPQWVTREGELTGHGYAATVLKGRYEAEYYRQQHLFASGCPTEQQIYVLASPLQRTRATAQAYMDGMFPGCGVMTHAVEDEKQDPLFHGDKMGIGTLDSERAKAAVLKAMGGDLNIAYERLKPSIELLKQVVCEADKPCPVFDKPWAFKQDKDGSTSISGLNTLANMSEVFLLEYSENLPLAQVAFGHVHSTQDLIPLMAPMTAKYDFTNDVPYIAQRGGSLLMQQIAQALAQGTQEAQDTTQGEPPAVPYLLYVAHDTNIAYLRTLLQFHWQLPGDTADNIPPAGSLVFERWRDTTTQQRFLRIYFQTQSLDQIRSLTPLDDRQPLLKEELTSQGCQQTEKGALCPFGTALKSIRESIDSSALAPVHYAP
- the purB gene encoding adenylosuccinate lyase, with translation MASHLIDFLLIGNNFGTPEMRGVWSEHNRLTKQVEVEVALALAEGELGVIPLDAAKTIAENADASALNVEEIAKDAARMKHSLMPTIAAIQKQCGAAGEFIHYGVTTQDIVDTATVLQLKQSFDIVVRDTQLLAVELKRLAKKYQHTLMAGRTHGMQALPTTFGFKLAVWLDEFIRHLERLAEIKERVLVGNINGAICTYASFGEKGPEIERLTLDKLGLNTPNIGWQSARDRFSEYASVTVLISGTLGKIGNELYNLMRTEINEIEEPFSEGKIGSTTMPHKRNPAALEGLASLTAPLFKSAALIHESMKVEHERDAMSWRAEWIALPEINIYLSAQLQNALGILRGMSVNEKQMLANLDLQNGLLLSEKVMFEIGKRLGKQTAHHLVYECSMQAFEQNQSFKSVLLAHPVLSEQVTAADLDEWLNPANYVGSAPQKVDDVIHYADNSGLLPA
- a CDS encoding GNAT family N-acetyltransferase, with the translated sequence MSIVFRQATLADDETFLALALAAFEPIRQLGINFSAAHADIDMVRTHIASHGVYVMEKDGEMVSSFTIRYPWGPEPGPFGLPHLGWFATHPGYKKQGLGKQMMSWLEEEILINQLKAPAVSLGTAQNHPWLIEMYRNYGFKEVGQTNLGKGHLTIWMEKILDNQLYDQWKDKKSKREAVK